The Brachyhypopomus gauderio isolate BG-103 chromosome 2, BGAUD_0.2, whole genome shotgun sequence genome contains a region encoding:
- the LOC143508580 gene encoding zona pellucida sperm-binding protein 3-like produces MTATCELLGRRTMGLCKVGLGVVLLLVVFALADAQLQGVFKSQLPTGLRPHQQPQAIRQVVAGGASQGSHVSNPTWPAQASFNQQSWSPAQVPVQQPSNVQSQQVLQGPVKQVAWHFPNEPQIPARQPLMQFQMSPPVPTASVAAECGETGIHVEVKKDLFGTGELINPSEITLGNCAVSGEDRAAQVLIFQSALQACNSTTSVTQDELVYVFYVRYVPHNFAHTPIVRTVGAEVRIECHYPRFHNVSSNALMPAWIPYASTQVAEEQLVFSLRLMTDDWTSERLSNQYFLHDVISVEASVIQFYHVPLRVYLDTCVATVVPDVNAVPSYAFIDNHGCLIDAKLTGSQSHFLPQTEADKLRFQLEAFKFQQDNSGLLYFTCFMKATPASYAADPEHKACSFSSNRWTAAYGPDQVCGCCETTCSSRKGRDLSEDGGTQLEGEVILGPIMVEESA; encoded by the exons ATGACTGCTACGTGTGAGCTTTTGGGGAGAAGAACAATGGGTTTGTGCAAAGTGGGGCTTGGTGTGGTGCTGTTGCTTGTTGTGTTTGCTTTGGCTGATGCACAACTGCAAGGAGTGTTTAAATCTCAACTTCCAACTGGACTACGACCTCATCAGCAGCCACAAGCAATAAGGCAAGTGGTCGCTGGAGGGGCTTCTCAGGGGAGCCATGTTTCTAACCCCACCTGGCCTGCACAAGCCTCATTTAACCAGCAGTCTTGGAGTCCTGCGCAGGTACCTGTGCAGCAGCCTTCCAATGTTCAGTCCCAGCAAGTACTGCAGGGACCTGTGAAGCAGGTGGCCTGGCACTTCCCCAATGAACCTCAAATACCAGCAAGACAGCCACTAATGCAGTTTCAGATGAGCCCTCCTGTTCCTACTGCAAGTGTAGCAGCAGAGTGTGGTGAGACTGGCATACATGTGGAGGTCAAGAAGGACCTGTTTGGTACTGGTGAGCTGATAAATCCCTCTGAGATCACCCTGGGAAACTGTGCTGTCAGTGGGGAGGACCGTGCTGCTCAAGTCCTCATCTTCCAGTCAGCACTGCAGGCCTGCAACAGTACTACCAGT GTGACCCAGGATGAGCTGGTCTACGTCTTCTACGTCCGCTATGTTCCCCACAATTTTGCTCACACTCCTATTGTGAGAACTGTTGGTGCTGAGGTTCGCATTGAGTGTCACTATCCAAG GTTCCACAATGTAAGCAGCAATGCTCTGATGCCTGCCTGGATCCcatatgcttctacccaagttgCTGAGGAACAGCTCGTCTTCTCCCTGAGGCTCATGACAG ATGACTGGACATCTGAAAGGCTCTCCAACCAGTACTTCCTGCATGATGTGATCAGTGTTGAGGCATCTGTAATTCAGTTCTACCACGTGCCCCTTCGTGTGTATCTGGACACCTGTGTGGCCACGGTGGTTCCTGATGTGAATGCAGTCCCTAGTTATGCCTTCATAGATAACCATGG GTGCCTAATTGATGCCAAGCTCACGGGTTCCCAGTCCCACTTCCTGCCCCAAACTGAAGCAGACAAGCTGAGGTTTCAGTTGGAGGCATTCAAGTTTCAGCAGGACAACAGTGGTTTG CTCTACTTCACATGCTTTATGAAGGCAACTCCAGCTTCTTACGCTGCTGATCCTGAGCACAAAGCTTGTTCGTTCTCTAGCAACAG GTGGACTGCAGCATATGGTCCCGACCAGGTTTGCGGCTGTTGCGAGACCACCTGTAGCTCCCGGAAGGGCCGAGACTTGTCTGAGGACGGAG GTACACAGCTGGAAGGGGAAGTAATCCTTGGTCCCATCATGGTTGAGGAGAGTGCTTGA
- the LOC143508581 gene encoding zona pellucida sperm-binding protein 3-like → MQFQMSPPVPTASVAAECGETGIHVEVKKDLFGTGELINPSEITLGNCAVSGEDRAAQVLIFQSALQACNSTTSVTQDELVYVFYVRYVPHNFAHTPIVRTVGAEVRIECHYPRFHNVSSNALMPAWIPYASTQVAEEQLVFSLRLMTDDWTSERLSNQYFLHDVISVEASVIQFYHVPLRVYLDTCVATVVPDVNAVPSYAFIDNHGCLIDAKLTGSQSHFLPQTEADKLRFQLEAFKFQQDNSGLLYFTCFMKATPASYAADPEHKACSFSSNRWTAAYGPDQVCGCCETTCSSRKGRDLSEDGGTQLEGEVILGPIMVEESA, encoded by the exons ATGCAGTTTCAGATGAGCCCTCCTGTTCCTACTGCAAGTGTAGCAGCAGAGTGTGGTGAGACTGGCATACATGTGGAGGTCAAGAAGGACCTGTTTGGTACTGGTGAGCTGATAAATCCCTCTGAGATCACCCTGGGAAACTGTGCTGTCAGTGGGGAGGACCGTGCTGCTCAAGTCCTCATCTTCCAGTCAGCACTGCAGGCCTGCAACAGTACTACCAGT GTGACCCAGGATGAGCTGGTCTACGTCTTCTACGTCCGCTATGTTCCCCACAATTTTGCTCACACTCCTATTGTGAGAACTGTTGGTGCTGAGGTTCGCATTGAGTGTCACTATCCAAG GTTCCACAATGTAAGCAGCAATGCTCTGATGCCTGCCTGGATCCcatatgcttctacccaagttgCTGAGGAACAGCTCGTCTTCTCCCTGAGGCTCATGACAG ATGACTGGACATCTGAAAGGCTCTCCAACCAGTACTTCCTGCATGATGTGATCAGTGTTGAGGCATCTGTAATTCAGTTCTACCACGTGCCCCTTCGTGTGTATCTGGACACCTGTGTGGCCACGGTGGTTCCTGATGTGAATGCAGTCCCTAGTTATGCCTTCATAGATAACCATGG GTGCCTAATTGATGCCAAGCTCACGGGTTCCCAGTCCCACTTCCTGCCCCAAACTGAAGCAGACAAGCTGAGGTTTCAGTTGGAGGCATTCAAGTTTCAGCAGGACAACAGTGGTTTG CTCTACTTCACATGCTTTATGAAGGCAACTCCAGCTTCTTACGCTGCTGATCCTGAGCACAAAGCTTGTTCGTTCTCTAGCAACAG GTGGACTGCAGCATATGGTCCCGACCAGGTTTGCGGCTGTTGCGAGACCACCTGTAGCTCCCGGAAGGGCCGAGACTTGTCTGAGGACGGAG GTACACAGCTGGAAGGGGAAGTAATCCTTGGTCCCATCATGGTTGAGGAGAGTGCTTGA
- the LOC143508582 gene encoding zona pellucida sperm-binding protein 3-like: MGLCKVGLGVVLLLVVFALADAQLQGVFKSQLPTGLRPHQQPQAIRQVVAGGASQGSHVSNPTWPAQASFNQQSWSPAQVPVQQPSNVQSQQVLQGPVKQVAWHFPNEPQIPARQPLMQFQMSPPVPTASVAAECGETGIHVEVKKDLFGTGELINPSEITLGNCAVSGEDRAAQVLIFQSALQACNSTTSVTQDELVYVFYVRYVPHNFAHTPIVRTVGAEVRIECHYPRFHNVSSNALMPAWIPYASTQVAEEQLVFSLRLMTDDWTSERLSNQYFLHDVISVEASVIQFYHVPLRVYLDTCVATVVPDVNAVPSYAFIDNHGCLIDAKLTGSQSHFLPQTEADKLRFQLEAFKFQQDNSGLLYFTCFMKATPASYAADPEHKACSFSSNRWTAAYGPDQVCGCCETTCSSRKGRDLSEDGGTQLEGEVILGPIMVEESA, from the exons ATGGGTTTGTGCAAAGTGGGGCTTGGTGTGGTGCTGTTGCTTGTTGTGTTTGCTTTGGCTGATGCACAACTACAAGGAGTGTTTAAATCTCAACTTCCAACTGGACTACGACCTCATCAGCAGCCACAAGCAATAAGGCAAGTGGTCGCTGGAGGGGCTTCTCAGGGGAGCCATGTTTCTAACCCCACCTGGCCTGCACAAGCCTCATTTAACCAGCAGTCTTGGAGTCCTGCGCAGGTACCTGTGCAGCAGCCTTCCAATGTTCAGTCCCAGCAAGTACTGCAGGGACCTGTGAAGCAGGTGGCCTGGCACTTCCCCAATGAACCTCAAATACCAGCAAGACAGCCACTAATGCAGTTTCAGATGAGCCCTCCTGTTCCTACTGCAAGTGTAGCAGCAGAGTGTGGTGAGACTGGCATACATGTGGAGGTCAAGAAGGACCTGTTTGGTACTGGTGAGCTGATAAATCCCTCTGAGATCACCCTGGGAAACTGTGCTGTCAGTGGGGAGGACCGTGCTGCTCAAGTCCTCATCTTCCAGTCAGCACTGCAGGCCTGCAACAGTACTACCAGT GTGACCCAGGATGAGCTGGTCTACGTCTTCTACGTCCGCTATGTTCCCCACAATTTTGCTCACACTCCTATTGTGAGAACTGTTGGTGCTGAGGTTCGCATTGAGTGTCACTATCCAAG GTTCCACAATGTAAGCAGCAATGCTCTGATGCCTGCCTGGATCCcatatgcttctacccaagttgCTGAGGAACAGCTCGTCTTCTCCCTGAGGCTCATGACAG ATGACTGGACATCTGAAAGGCTCTCCAACCAGTACTTCCTGCATGATGTGATCAGTGTTGAGGCATCTGTAATTCAGTTCTACCACGTGCCCCTTCGTGTGTATCTGGACACCTGTGTGGCCACGGTGGTTCCTGATGTGAATGCAGTCCCTAGTTATGCCTTCATAGATAACCATGG GTGCCTAATTGATGCCAAGCTCACGGGTTCCCAGTCCCACTTCCTGCCCCAAACTGAAGCAGACAAGCTGAGGTTTCAGTTGGAGGCATTCAAGTTTCAGCAGGACAACAGTGGTTTG CTCTACTTCACATGCTTTATGAAGGCAACTCCAGCTTCTTACGCTGCTGATCCTGAGCACAAAGCTTGTTCGTTCTCTAGCAACAG GTGGACTGCAGCATATGGTCCCGACCAGGTTTGCGGCTGTTGCGAGACCACCTGTAGCTCCCGGAAGGGCCGAGACTTGTCTGAGGACGGAG GTACACAGCTGGAAGGGGAAGTAATCCTTGGTCCCATCATGGTTGAGGAGAGTGCTTGA